TTGAGTTGAGTTCTTCCTTATTGTTGTCATTTGACACGTTATCATTTACAAATAGCATGCACCATGAAGTCTTATCTTGTATAATGTTGTATGGCTCATTCATACTGAAGATAAATAAACGAAGGCTCAAGGTTGATTTGTGGTGTAAATCCATTGTTATGGGAGAGTTCTTTAGGTCTCCTCTTTTCCATTGTATTGCATTATTTGATGTTAACATGTTAATTGTTATCAGGTTGATTTCCTGTTATTTGTGATAGGAGAAATATAAGTGTGTTTTTTGGTCTGTACCCACTTTTGCCAGGCTATATACAGTAATTTCTACTATTTGTTATCAGAAGTTTCGACCTAGTTCTGCACTTCAGATCTCTTCCTTAAGCATACAAACTTCTCATGCGACGACTACTTTCCGCCTTGAACATCTAGATGAAAGCAAATTACCATCGTTCACTGCATCATACTTGACCTGCTAATTACAGCCCTAGGTTTGTGCTGGGAGAAGTTGCTCAGTCATAGAGATCCTTAGGCTCTTTATATTTCCTGTTTTTATACTGATATATAGTCACTGCTATTCTTAATGCGATGAGCCTTTGCAGGTAAGCATTTTCCCAGCTGTTAAAGCACCCGTGGAGTTCTCAACTCAGGTATTTTTGTTATTAGTTAAATAGGTTCCTGGCCACATATTTCTCTAGCTGTCTTTAGGTCTGTTTATTACAGCAGCTGTTCAACATCTGCAATCAAGCCTATCTTTTGGGTTACTAAAACTTTTAGTTGTCTAACTTTGCTATGATTGTCACAGGTGACTTCTGGGGATTATATTTTGTGGAACACATTAGGAAAATGTCCGGTTGCTGCCACACCCAAAGCATAGAGTTGcaagatatattgttggcgtatctGATTAGGAGCAGTGACAGACGGTTAACTTGTCAGATGGCAGCTGAGTTTGAGAGGTGAGCGTCAAAGATGCTGTCTGTAAAAGAGATGTATTGTGGGGCCATTCCATGACAAGTTCCTGCTGCAGTTAGATTCAACAATGGGGAAGTGGATGACTCATGTTTCTTGGCATTTGGTTTTTGTGGGACAAGATTATTTAAGACGTGTACAACTACTTCGTGGATACTCAGCCTCAGGTCATACATAATTAGTTAGTTGTATAGGTTATGAGAACTAACTGCATATATGCTTGTTTGCCTTGGTGTTTCTACTAGGTGAAAGATACTCTTGTTGCTAAAAAGACCGAGTCTCGTGCCTTCTACTGTTACACATGCTTTTGCAAGAAACTTGATTGTCAGCTTTCCCCTTCATTTGAACTCAATAAAACTAGAAAGATATTTCTAGCTGTTAGTGAATTGCTTTCTAATTTGTGTGGACACTGGAGTTCATTGGATTGGTGCCCTTTTAACTGAAGTGCTTCTGTCTGTTTTAAGATAAATCTTTGTAAGTCCATTCCTGTTGTTAACGTACCTATGCATTCATGAAGGAAACATTCAAAATTAACACTGTACCTTATAATCAAGAATGGTGAATGTACAAAGCCTAATAAGGGGAGAACAATTAAGTTCATTCACACTCGTGAATTCCTTTCTTAGCTATCGGTGTCTAATATACCTGtagactcttttagcttcattctTTAGATTTACAAGGCCTAAGGATTCTACATCTCAAGCCTGAGGACTATTGGCTGTAATCTTAATCATTCTTCCCTGACAATGTCTTACAATGCAATTATATTGCATCGGTGTTGGTACTTCTAGCACCATTTCATTTTTAACTGTAGCAATTTCTTTCTATCAATCTATCTCAGTTCTATTCAGCTCTCTCTCTCACTCTTCTAACGCAATTCTGGATGAACGATACAGATCGTAGGGGGCCCACAAGTAATCAATGGTACAGGGCTTTCTGGCATCCAGTCTCAACCATGGCTTACCCTTGCCACTCCAATGCAATAGGCTTATGGGTCCAGGATGAAGGCCCCTACATTTGCCTTCAAAGTTGTCACCACCTAAACCATGTTGGTTCCATCTATGATTAACTGCCTTAATGTTTCCTGCAAACACAAGCAAAACTGGAGGCAATGACCCCAGATGGTAAATTCTTCTTTGCTTTTGTATTAACATCCATTCTTCAACTTTTTGTGTGTACTCTCCTTTCCTCCATTCATCAAGATCCATCACCATTACACCTGTGTTGAAGTAACATGGACGCCTTCCTTCAAATGTTTTCGCTAAATTAACGTCCGACCAAAATGTGTCTGTAAAATAAGTTGTAAAGTTTGCATGGCAATATTCTGGTGCTGCCAGGACTTTATCTCCCAAATCCACCCCCCATAACTTGGCAATGTCATCGACAACAATGATATCTGAGTCTAGGTAGATAACGCGGTGCACGTCCTCAGGGAGAATATCTGAGAGGTAAATTCTTGCATAATTTAGAGGTTGATCCAAGGCTTGTCTAATAGACTTGGATATCTTTCCCCTAACACGATTAGGATGAAAACGGTAGATTTTGTAGCTAAGGTAAGGGAAAGTAGAGTTGATGAGGGAAATGATCTCAGGTTCAAGATGGATGGAAAGAAAATGGAAGGAAGTGTTCTCTGGACATGTTGAATGTTGCAAAATAGACAACACTGCAGCCATGGTGCCCCTAATGTAATTGGCATCAACAGGCATTACTATTTGGATCTTATCTATGTCACGCGAGCTGCATGAATTGCCATTGCGAAAGGCAGGTGCCTCCCGGAAGGAAGGAATGTCATCGGAGGTAGGTTTTTGGATGGCAACAACACGAATGGCGTTAGCAAAAGAGGACGAAGTGGTGGTGGTGGTAGGATGCAAGAGGAGGAGGGAAAGAAGGCCTAGGATTGGAAAATAGTTAGAAGatggtgatgaagaagaagaggggACATTTTTGTTCCAAAAGGCCATCCTTCCTTGAG
The sequence above is a segment of the Lycium barbarum isolate Lr01 chromosome 6, ASM1917538v2, whole genome shotgun sequence genome. Coding sequences within it:
- the LOC132645029 gene encoding probable galacturonosyltransferase-like 4 translates to MAFWNKNVPSSSSSPSSNYFPILGLLSLLLLHPTTTTTSSSFANAIRVVAIQKPTSDDIPSFREAPAFRNGNSCSSRDIDKIQIVMPVDANYIRGTMAAVLSILQHSTCPENTSFHFLSIHLEPEIISLINSTFPYLSYKIYRFHPNRVRGKISKSIRQALDQPLNYARIYLSDILPEDVHRVIYLDSDIIVVDDIAKLWGVDLGDKVLAAPEYCHANFTTYFTDTFWSDVNLAKTFEGRRPCYFNTGVMVMDLDEWRKGEYTQKVEEWMLIQKQRRIYHLGSLPPVLLVFAGNIKAVNHRWNQHGLGGDNFEGKCRGLHPGPISLLHWSGKGKPWLRLDARKPCTIDYLWAPYDLYRSSRIALEE